DNA sequence from the Falco peregrinus isolate bFalPer1 chromosome 1, bFalPer1.pri, whole genome shotgun sequence genome:
GGGTGAGACTTAAATGTGCTGTCCAGCAACATCGCTGCAACCTGCAGATCGCCATTTAGCTTATGGCATGCACAGCTTGGGTCACAGTCGCTCTAGCCATAGCAGCCTTCCTTGGTTGCTGCAAATAGTTCCATGGGCACAAACATCCCTGTGCATTTAGGTGGTTTAAGAAGCATCAGTGCTTTACCTTCTGGCTTGGGGCAGCTCTGGCTGTTCTCAGCCTGCCCAGATACTACCCAGCCTCGAAAAGAGCCAGAGCGAAGCTGAGAATGATCCCTCACCCATGCAAGAGGAAGGCTCGTTTTTAAGTGTTTGCCTCTACATGGGGCTGGGTGCGCCCTCCTTCGTGTTTTCTGTAGCTGTGGGCTTGGTTCAGCACCAGCTGGTACTTGCAGACTCCTGCAAACGcggtggtttgggtttgtattCAGTAACCCACATACCAGTGTAGTCCCCAAGGTCCCTAAAGAGGCACCAAACACCAACAAgcatgctgcattttaaaacaagacGTGGCACAGTTGGAGCATCCCTGTAAATGGGACAGTGCCCTCAGAGCCACCCAGGGATGTGCTGCATTGCAGTCAGGTTTGGACTTTGAGTACAAAGCCCATTTGAGTTGAACAGGGAGGACTCCAGCATGGTTTTGCATCCCTAACACTGTCCCCAGACTGCAGGGAGGCCACAGGCAGCCTGCCAGGCAGGCACAGGACAGAGTTGCCAGTACTGcacttgctgcccaccagccccaTGCTGCATGACACAGCCCCCACTCTTGCTCAATGCACATTTACAAACCACTTGCAATAGGTGGACAGTACTAGAAGCTAAAGGGAGTAGGGAACAAAATGCATGCTCActgctttccctccctccaaGCCACCCAGAAGGGAGAAAACTGATAGCGACAGGCTGCAAAGTGAATTGAAAAATGAGTCTTTATTGTAGACAGAGCAAACGTTGCGCTGATGGAGCGGTTGAGATCACTGTGCTCCTCAGCACCCATCCCGTGGTCAGCCACACACTGCAGTCCAGCACAGCCCCGCCACTGATCCTTTGCTTCCCTCCTTACCCCATGACAAAATTGTGCAGGAGggtgttttgctgctgcctgcccttcctGGAGCCCCGGCCGTAGTGCCCATCCTTGGCCCAGCATCTGGTGGCCTGAGAGTATTGGTGGCTGCAGTGGCACACCAGAATTCctaaaaagcagctgaataaaTAGCAATAACCCAAACAGCCTTTCCCATGGGGAGCCGGCAATGAGCTGGCtcactccccccctccccccccctctATGGGCATTCCCGCTCCAGGGCACATCTCCACTCCCgtgggctggggaagggaccACGGTGGCCACACACAGGCAGGGACGTGCAGGCAGCTCTGACCGATTTTAATGAACGGTTTATTCGCTCACAAACATATGGTCGCATTCCTTTGACCTAGATTTAAAAACCCAGTGTGTACAAAGTCACAGTCACGGCTTGGAAGAGCGCAAGGCAGCAccctcaggaaaaagaaaaaaaaaaaaagtcattaaaagtCCCGGCGTTATGTACAGCTAAGTGCCAGCTCGAGTATTCACAACACAGTAACATACTGCAATTAGTCGCTTAGAAGTAGTTCCTTTGAGAAACAAGCTTTTGTTCCGGCGGGGCCGGAGTCTGTCCCGTCCCGTCCATCCAGCGATGCTCAGTGCCGCTGGCAGGTGTGCAGGCGGGAGGCATCAGCCGGGCCGTGCTCTCGCTGCAGGCGGCACGCCAGCCCCTCGGCGCACTGGCACCGCTGGAAGATCTCCAGGCTGTGGGTGCCTTTTCGCCGGTGCCGGGTACACACCTGCCCTTCCCGCAGCACTGGCTTGCAGATTTTGGACCAGAAGTGAcgggcacagcacagcccagccacGCAGTCCGACGAGCGCAGGCAGAAGTCCCCCTCCTCACCTGTGTGGGGACAGTGTGGCATGTGCTCAGCCCAGGATGCTCCTGCGGGGGTGGTGGGGCAGGGCGGGCATCCCCCCCCCCGAGGGCAGTGGGGCCCAGCGGGGCCCAGCGGGGTCACAGCACTTACCTTTGGCAGGggggagccaggcaggagccGGCGTCCGTCGGGGCAGAGCCTCAGTGCCGATCTCATCCAGCTCGGCGGCCCCGTGGGGAGGCTCCGGGGGGGTGCAGAGCCCTGCGGGAGGCAGAGGGGCGGCTGTCAGCCACGGGTGGGACCCCGAGACCCCCTCCGCGGCACCCCCAGGGTGTGACCCCCTCCCctggccccgccgcccctcaccGTTGCTGCAGGTGGTGCCGGGGCAGCACATGGCGTCGCGCAGGCAGCGCTTGCGGCGTCTCCGGCAGGCGAGGCAAAGCGGGGCGCCCCCCCcgcgggccgcccccccgcAAAACTCCTCGGGGCCGCAGTCCTCGTCCTCGGCGCAGGGGAAAggctgggagggcagagagGAGGGGGTCAGCCGGGCCGCCACCCCCCTCCGTCCCCGGTGCGtccccccagctccatccccgGTGCGTCCCCGCTCCTACCTGCCGGGTGGCAGCCGGCGGCGGCTTGTTGCTGCCGTCGAAGGGCGAGGCGGGAGCGGCGCTGGCCTCGGCCGCCCCCCCCAGGGGGGGTCCCTTGATGGCGTTGGAGCTGAGGGCAccgccgggcgccgccgcccgcccgcccggggccGCGCAGCTCAGCGCCGCCAGCAGCGCCACCAGCCCCCGCATCCTCGTCCCGTCCCCTCCCGTCCCCGGTGTGTCCCGCCGCTAAAGCAGCTCCCGCGGTCCCCGAGCAGCAGCTACCTGCGCTGCCCGCAGCCGCCTTTATACCCCCGGGGGCTGCCTCCTGCGCCCGCCCCCTCGGGGAGGAGGGCACGGCGGATGGGATTTCAAAGGGCCCCCGGGGGGTTGTGCCGATGagcccccaaccccccccacccccgccccgaGGGCTCCGTCATTGGCCGCCGCCCGGGAGGGGGTTTCGCAACGGCgaggacagacagacacagacacacagacacgcacacaccACACCCCCCCAGTGACAGCTCCCCCGGTCCCCGGACAGATGCTCTGCACGCCCCGACGCCGCCGCGGTCTCCAGCCGGGTGCGCCGCCTCGCCCGACGGGGGGAGCTGGGAAAGGGGGAAGAGGGGCTCGCCATGCAGCCCCCCCCAGTAGCTGGGAGCCGCGGTGGGGTGCAGCGAGCCCCTCCCGCCCGGCGGCAGAATCGGGCCTTTGGTGTCCTATATGTCTGCGCCcacccgccccccgcgcccTTCCTGGCGCCAGCGCAGCTTTGCAGGAAGGGAGGGGGCCGCTCGGCGCCCCCCCGGCCcagtgtctgtgtgtgggggACGGGACACGGCgggggctgagccctggcccGCGTCCCCCCGTTGGTGTCCCCCcactcccagctcctgccctcgCACTCGCCTGACCCCAGCCtgggcagcgccgccgccgggaCGGGGGGCACGCTGCCGGGGGGCGCTCCCGGGGCCTTTGATGCGGGGAGATCAAAGGGGtcgcccccccacccctccccgcCGTCCCCGCACCGGCGCCCTCGGGGCGCCgcgagcccccagccccgccccgccggggcagcGCTGTGCGGCCGGCACCacggcgccccctggcggccaCGCCGGGGCAGCGCCGCCAGCCCGCCCCCGGGAGGTTGTGCAAGTGCAGCGGCAAACCCCAACTGATTAAATCGGGTTTTCACGATGACGGCATAATggtccttttatttatttatttattttcttcaggccgggtttaaaagaaaatacggGCAAAAAGCCTAAACACCGcagcgctgccccagcccaccataCACGTTTATTCCTCTGAGGGTGGGCAATTCCAGACGGTGCAGCCCTGCAATTAAAACCCCAGCAGCGCTCACCCACCTCCAGCACAACGGGTATCGCTGTccctctgcagggagctgctaTCAGGTATTTCAGGCCCAAGAGGCTCAAGCCAGGCTAATAATTGCCTGGGAAAGTTTCGGCAAGCACCTAATGCAGGTGCTGGCAGAAGTGGTGCTGCTGAGTCAGCGGCCAGCGGACATCCCCGCCACACTCGGGCGAACCAGTGCCTTGCTATTTTTATCCTGCAAGAATGAGGGCGGCACCTTGCCCCGAAATCCCTGTATTCCCCTTGCAGTTTCAGGTGAGGGCCACGTCACCCTGGGCTTTTTATTGTATTACTAACTTGTATCTGTGATTGCTGCATCCTGCACAATCATTCCATGatgtttcccagctgctgcttaggCAATTAccaaatttcttttcctcctgggAAGATGTTTTCTTGCTCCTTTCTCCAGTTTTTACCAGGCTTTGTGTCCACATAGCACTGAAGTACGCACATAACTTTGACCTTGCTGAGATTTAAAGACGAGTTGCATCGCACAGGGGCTGAGCAGTTTCCCAAGGATGTATTTAAATCCATTGGGTTGGACAGAGTCTCAGCATCCTGAATGCTGCATCATCCTGTGCACAGAGGTGAGATCTTCACTGACATCCCGTGGCTGCGCTGCCATTAATGGCTATGCCTTCATCACCACCGCTTAGCATTTCCCATAAGGAATAGTGATGACAaggacatctttttttttttttttttgataccGGTGTTGTTTGCAGCCACATCCCATCTAGCAATGATGTAACTCATGTTGGAAACATggtcccttcccagctgcatgTCCCAGACTTGCTTATATTGGCAGCAATCAAAATATAAAGTGCATTCTTCATCCCTGAAGGGTAAACATGCTGCAAATGTGCTTACTGCTCAGTACGTTCACAGAGTACTCTGGGTTGGAAGTGAGCTGTGGGGGTCACTGTGCCAAGCCTGCTCAAAGCTGGACCCCCATCACCCTTAGACCCCTTTGGCCGGGCTACTTGCAGTGATGCAGGTGCTCAAATAAGcgaaaaaaaagtaactgtgGCCATCTGCCTTTACATCCTGCAGGAAATTTGGACCCCAGTACTAATCTCCAAATACCATACATTTTGATCCGTTACCTCTTactgcatgttttaataaatgagaataaccccccccccaatttaATCACTAACCAGAAGAACTCCCCCAAACTTGGGTTTTGCCATGGAAGAAAGTCGACACGCTGTTCAaaagtaattgtttttatttcaactcTATAAAGTATACAACAGGCACTCAGCAATTACAGCTGCAGGGAAAgtacagagcaaaacaaaagcagttaaagtttatgaaaaaaagttcttaaatCTACATCAAAAGAGTGCAACCGGCTGATGACCGGTGGATGACCGACATTTGTCTGacaaacaaaacctctttcaggtaagaagaaaactggagaaaataaGAATAGAAAACAAAGAGCTAGTGTAAAAACAGCGTAAACTGGGACTTGGGATGATAGGCAACTCCAAACGAAAATTTCCCCTTTTGCCAGTAAAGCCCTAAAACCACCCAAGTCTCAGTGTTACGGCTGCTTTACgcagccagggagctgcagagaatGAGGAGCTTCCAGCCTTCCACCTCAGCTCTGCAAGAGTGCTGAAGGCTCACCTCCGCGGTGGGTTGCATATAGAAGGAGTcggggggtggaggtgggaaACAGATCCTGTTTTGTTGAGTGGTGCAAACGAGCTATGCTTTTGCATCGGGGCTTCAGGTCAAATAACGCAGGCTGGGTTGCACACTGAGTTGCTCGTTGTTCTTTCCAGGTGGGAGATTTCTAAAGGGGTTGTATAAGACGGGAGGTTGGCGCTGGACAGCACAATGGGTTGAATCTGCACGGCTTAGCAAAACAGGAATACCTGTCTACGGACTGATAGGATGTCATATATTAATTTGACCCGCACATAACATTTAtacatttcacagaaatgaCTCTGTATCTCATTAACAGATACACAGCTCTGGTACATTGAACAGAAATAAGAGAACGACTTCATCATTTCTGTAATTCATCAATATTATATAATAAAGGCTTAGAAATTGGTAGCAGAAAGAACTGTAAAACGCAGCAAGCTAAGAAAGGACGACATTTTGAGGTGTGTTTGTCTTTCTCATGCAGCATAACAccaaatctgtaattttttttttaataggatgCCATGGATTTAAGGCACTTGCAACAATGCCAGATAGCTAGTCATGTTCTAAAACTATGGGACAGATGAGTTAACAGTACAGTTGACATAAAGTTTAATAATACTGACAATTATGACATTAATTCAAGTCTACCTTGATCTAAAAACATTACAttacaaataagaaaatgaagtaataatGCCATGGAactctaaaagaaaaagttacatgTGTACCACAAAATATCAACACGAAAATACctatttacataaatattcGCTTGTGGTCCTGTTGTTAAATAAGAGTTTGCTATGGATAACGCAGCACTGTGAGAAGCTATGGATTGTCTGTGTCTTAATGACACCAATCTTAATACActcattttaaatacaggagCTGATTTCCCCTTATGTAATACGCTGTCGTCCCATATATtaaacaaggaaacaaagaagaaaggacAGTAAGTGGAAACACAGAGACAATCTGTTtttgtgaatatatatatatatataaaatgcaacTCAAATATATTACTTATAAATGAAGGCGTTTATCATATACATATGCTAAGTATGTTGTTCAAAGTATGCTTTAGGAAAGGTGATGAAAGTCGAGTGAGGTGTTTGATATCAAAATAAACTTATATTCAGTACAGTGCATGCTGCACGTTGCAGGTATTAATCACCGTGCCtggcacaaagaaaaaaggacaggaaaaaaaccccaaaactcatCAGCCCATTTTAAAACCTTCTTCCTGTAATGTTTTCATGTTGCCCCCCAAACTCATTgtgatgctttttccttctggcaATCCTTTGACTGACAACTGCATCTCAGCTACTGACTATTGTCACTATGGGACAAACTCCTCTCTACATTCTTCGATAGAAAATTACCAAACCTAACAAGTTTTCTCCTCCAATGTCGCTGCACTGTTGAGTGGAAAACCTGGGGGATGCAAGTGAAGAATTCAgctttcaggcagctgcctgcttgctAAGATGTCTAGTGATTATTTTAGCCCTAGTACTCAGCATTGGCTTTCAGTGTCTTCCATTGCTCAGATAAAGGCTGAAAAGTGTGTATTCGCCCTACATGAGTAACTCCCAGAGGATGTAGTTACTGTCTTTTCCCTATGGTTTTGAAGGCAAACAAAGTTTTAATGATTAATGAATAGTGGAAATAACCTAAAGTTACTGTACCGATGGTGTTGCCTCACCCTTCAGAAAATTAGGAAGGAAATTCAGCGGCACCGACTGGTTTCAAAGGCATCACGATGACCGAGCTCTTTAGTTTGCTGGCCAACAGCAGACATTGTCAATGCTGTcaaagaaggggagaaaataccttttaataCACTCTATTAAATCACTTTCATTAGGAATACAGGAAAGAGTTGGGATTTATCAtcagggaaataattttttactgttaaaacatacattttccaCATACTATGTAGGCAAAAGTCATATGAATGACTTTTCAGCAGAACTTGATCTTTCGACTTCCAGTGTATACAACAGCTCTTGGCAGCTCTGAGATGAAACGGGGCAGCATCTGCTAATTTTTTGCAGGAGGGTCTGCTATAGAGACTGAAAGctgatgtttctttttggtGTGATGCCATAAACTTTTAGTCCCATGTATATGCGACAGGCATCCAGGACAGGATTCCTCAGTTATGCCCTATAAATCAGAAGAGACTGTACTCAAGCAAAGGAAAGGCAGTGGAAGTGAGGGAAAACTGTACACACAAAACCAGTGTTTTCCCCAGATCTTTTTTCTATAGGAGCCAACCCGGCTCTAGCCATCCCCATGCCTTCAACAGGGTCACTGGGGACCCGGTATGCCAGAGGCATGGAGACTCCGCACAAACATATCCAATATCAGTTTTCCATTTAATTCCACTGCCTTTCCTGTGGAGCTCCTTAGTCTGGTGAGGCATTAGGATTACATTTTTATGGGCAATGTTACAAACACAGCCAGCAAAGTGGCCCAGTAccaccttttattttaattagcttTGTACTAGACATGGAAGAGAAGCAGACATGGAGACATAAAATCACCTAAGAGCGTGATGGAGAATGATGCCTCTTGCTACATATTTCTGAAATGGTGGTTGACTAAATAGGTATATTCACAGATGAGGGATGTACATAGCACCTATAAAGTACATTACGGGTCTTATGTTTTCCCTTTGGGTTCTAAAAAGGTAAAAGTTAAGCTTAGTTTTATGCCTAATAGCTAATCAATAAGACCAGTGGGCTGCTGTCACTTTATTACAGGACCATTAATGAAGCACTATTTTATATGTAAAACGGAttaattttatgattttttcaTGCAATTATGTATTTGTAtcaagggaaaggggaaaaaaaaccccaaacaaatgtCATGTTACAGTATGTTTTCAGCCATATGAGGGAAGTGACCCATATCTGCCTTAACAGGATCTAGAGCAgttgtgcttttgttttaccaggctaaataaaaatatcgcaaaaataaaaaggaaaggtaaCATTCAGTCTTGTCATGAATActgctcagaaagaaaaaggacaaatttTACCACTGCTTTGACATGAACTCTTTGACCAGTACCGTTGTGGTCCTCCCTTTGCTCCTATGCTGGCCCACAGTAGAGGCCCTGCAGAGTTTGGAGGGTGGGAGTAGCCCAAATCCTGCACTGTATTTAGCTACAGCACTTAATAAATTACTATTGATCCTACCGATAAAGCCAGTACCTTGCAGCTAGAATTAAGTGCGTCTTACATTACATATCTCTAGACTTTTATATTAAGAATGTAGCAAGATCATTGCAGTGatagaaaacatatttctttacTGGTGAAAGGCTTTGCATCAGGACCACCATGTCAACTGCTATTGTAAGTTTGAACATAAAACATGAAGAGCACTATTGTCATCTAAGCAAGAAGTCCTAATGCCACTGTAGTTACTGTAGCAGCATCAATCAAGGCATCATGGTGATCCCGAGCACTAATCCTCCCCAATTCTTTCGGTTTCGCTGGCAGCCATGTCCCAGGAAGCTGTCTTCAGCAAGGCAGAAGCAGGTaagagaaatacattaaaaatctATGTCCCATCCTGAGTTGTCATCAGGGGGTGGTTCATCACTGTCCTCTGGGAAGCTGTCAAAATTGCTTGTGTCTGTTGGAGATGCAACCTGCAGAAAGAAGAGAGTGACAAGAAGGGATTGGTCATCAAAGCGGACCCCCTCAGACATCTCTTCATCTCACAACTGTAATCATTCAAGAGCATTTGTTGCTAACTGCAGCAAGCAAGAAAAGTTCTGCATTCCACAACTCTTTTGCTGAATCCCAGGAGGACTTCCCATAGCTCCCCTACTCTAATGATCCAGGCCCTCTAGGGTCTCAAGAGCAACTGTCCTACCCATTGGTACAAGGTCATCAGAAAAGACTTGGAAAAGCCCTGGGCCTCCTCAAAGCCCAGGATTTCCAATTTATGGCTCCAGGATCCTGAATTTGAGGCTGTGAGTTGGGCCCTGCCAGCTTCGAGTTTCATGACAAGTACGGCTCAGTCTAGGAAGCTTACCAGAGAAATGTATCTTTCTAGGATGAAGGCCAAGTATGCTTCTTATTTggaaataatataatttaaaatgtaccATAGCTAGAtaattcccccttttttttttctttttattttttgctttacaatGGTGACTGAAGCTTTCTTACAATGAGACCCTGACACACTCAATGcaatttgaaaaaatgaaacaacacaCAAACAGACCAGGAGCTCTCCAGACCAAAATAATCAGTGTCTTACTTGAGAAAATCAGTACTTTAAGCTGTATCCCAAGTAGCCAGCGCAGGCTGGAGGGCACTGCACTTGCCATagcagtgctgggcaggaaacacttgctgtattttttagCTGTTTCATGTGTGTAGCTGGTGGGAAGGCCGCAGCCAGAGGCTAACCTACAGTACAGGAGATATACTCAATACCGGATGCTGCTATAAGCCTTGGGAAAAGACTATATGATCAATGAGTGCTCCAACGTCAGCTCTAAATTTAATTTGCTGCCCAGCTGCATcagcattttcctgctgctgaaaacatCTTGGGGAAAATTAAGATTCTTGAATACCCaactaattttgaaaaaaacaacaatctGTAAAAGATTACTGGAGTACTACAGAGTGATGAGATGCTTCACCGTGTACTGAATActggaatttaatttcttttgagtTATCTGGATCTGTTTACTTTGTTGGTGTTCCTTCACCCTTCGGGTCCTCACCCTTGGGGTGCTCCACACTCACTCTCCTCCATAGTGCCATGGGCTGGACCACAtatctctctttctctcagcCCACCCCCTGTGAGCTCTCCCTCTGGGAGCAGAATTTTTGGGGATGTGCGTACAAGATACAAGCTACCAAAGTGTATGAGATGCAGCTGGTGTGTCCATTCACTGAGGATGTGCACAAGCTGCAGATTCTTGCGAAAGCCTTTCAGCAGTGATAGTGCATAAGCAGACTGCACTGGGTGAAAGCATCTGTGGAGTTCCTCAGGGTTCCTTTGCAGGTGTCCACTCTGGGAGCACCTCGCAGGGCAGGCACATTTGGAGCTCTGGTTAGATGAGGCTTGAAGGGAAATAAGTCCTGCTTTGGGAAATAGATTGCCTTTTCATCTGACAAAACAGAAAGGGTGAGTACATCCAACACCTCAAATGtagagggttttctttttcttagaagaaatATGATTTGGGTTAGATGACTTGTTACTCTGCTGACTGACATTATGTGATGCTAATGCTGTTGTGTGCAATTCCCCACAGCTCTGAGGCCCAGGTCACCTACATGGCCTGCAGTTCTTCAATGTCAGAGACATGGGAACCAACATCTCTTTCAATGCCCTCTCCAGACACTCTGTATTTACTTCCTGTCCATCCATGAAGATAAAGTGCAAACATCAGCTTTCTGGTTGCTTACCAACATAAGGGCTTGAGATGAATTATGGTTCAGAGATCTGCAGGTCTTTCTCAAATGCAAGAGCTGTGATGCAAGACAAGGGCATCTTTGGAAGAGTGAAAAGCTTGTAAAGACAGTTACTCTAACAGATTTCAGCTGTGGTATCGATGCTCAGCTGCTTCTTGAAGTAGTGTCCTAGCAGCAGTTTGTAAATTGAGACCTTTCCTAAAATCCCAGAGAGTAAGAGCTAAGAAGCAGCTTTTGATTGCCTCACTGGTAGTACCATGTAACTGCTAATGAGGGTTaaagtgctggggaagggcttttcacttaaaaaaaccccactagtCTTTATGTTTAGCCCTGCTGGGTCCTTTACAGATAAGAAGGAAAGGTGCTGTGATTGAAGGAAAAATGGATGTCTTCCCCCAGAGCTATGTATTTTGGGTCCCTCTTCAGATATGGCTCTTACTGGCAGTTGGGACTTTTGCCAAAGCAACTGAAAAACTTGTGGAAAACAAGGCTGAGCAGGACTGACAGCTTTGGGGTTGACAAGATTCACTAGTTAACAGAGGCAGGTTTTGGAGAGGATCTCTGGTGTATGTCTAGGGAAGATATTACTCCTAAGAGCTCTAAAAGAACGAGCTCTGTTGAATGGGGATGAGGGCATTGTGAGGCTGTCAGCATTGAGCTGTCCTGGAAGCAGGAGTCATCTGAAGAGGGAATGCTCCCATCTATTTCAGACAGCCTTGACGGTGGTGTGCTGGCCAAAAAGAGCGACAGCAGATCAGTCTCTTGGGAGCAATCACAGATGTGTTCCTTGGTAGGATGTCACCAGTCCCACGAACATACAGCCTTGATGATATCAAGAAATAACGCCAAAGAAGTGAACTGGGTGCTCACACAATCTTTTTCTCCTACTGCATTGGACctaactgaaaaagcaaagaatgtGTGATTTCCTGCACAGCAGGTTGGAGAGTGGCTTTCCTCTAGGCAATACCAAAGGAGCAGAGACCATTTCTGGTGGTGGAGCACACTCCCAGCTTGGTGACATCAGGGAGTAATTCATGCCCACGGGGAGCAGATACCGCTGAAGTCACTGCTGCCAGTTGTGCTGTTTGAGGGTTAGACATGCAGGGTCCACATGTATATTGGGTAAAAGCAGTATTGGAAATGCTCTTATTAAACTAAAAATCCACTAAAAATGATCAGAAAAACATACTGGGGCATTTTCAGGCTACACTGACATCCTGCACATGGAAACCAGAAATTGTAACTGGATGCAAAGGAGCaagctttattttattgtctGACTTGAGATGTGGTGAACAGTACTGCTGACAAATTCATAATCATTAAAAACAGGCTAAACAGAAAAAACGCACAGTTTTGATTTATAAAACATTCATATGCTCTTTGGGCATCCTGCTTTAGGCAGGTGTTGGCAAAGTCCTGCTTTTGCCCACTGACTGCCAGTAACTTCTGCAGCCCATAGGGCAAAAGGGAGGCAGTAAAACCTTCTTGCTCTTTCATAGCTGCTAAGGTAACTTTGGGATGGCAGATTTAGCCCCGGAGCTGTGCCTGCTCTTGCTGCAGGAGGTGCAGGACCATGGGCGGACAGAGCAATGGGGTGCAATTAAACACAATTGCTAATGTCATTCTCTCCGTGATCCTGCTGGAGAGGAATGGAGAGAAAGGGATTAAGCTGAAACAAGGAGGGGAGGCTGCAGAACAGAAGGGGCCAAGGTAATTTCTATCAGCTAATCCTGTTTGGTTTCCCTTTGCAGCAGGCTTTGTGGGTAAAGAGCTCACAAAGACATCAAAGGAAGAGCTTTGCTCTAAAGGAAAATGAATTGAGCTGTCCCTCTGTGTCTGCTCCCAGTTAAACATAAACTAGATGGTAACAGAGCTTTTCATGTAGGACATAGACGCAGGAAAAAAAGGgtgaaaagcacaaaagaaaagacagaaggaaaggttaatgcaaaagaaaagggagagggCATACAAATC
Encoded proteins:
- the DKK1 gene encoding dickkopf-related protein 1; its protein translation is MRGLVALLAALSCAAPGGRAAAPGGALSSNAIKGPPLGGAAEASAAPASPFDGSNKPPPAATRQPFPCAEDEDCGPEEFCGGAARGGGAPLCLACRRRRKRCLRDAMCCPGTTCSNGLCTPPEPPHGAAELDEIGTEALPRRTPAPAWLPPAKGEEGDFCLRSSDCVAGLCCARHFWSKICKPVLREGQVCTRHRRKGTHSLEIFQRCQCAEGLACRLQREHGPADASRLHTCQRH